Proteins from a single region of Deltaproteobacteria bacterium:
- the speD gene encoding adenosylmethionine decarboxylase, giving the protein MPRRIRILTPPLDTRSRHVLAEYHGCDPAVLDDRGTIEPLMRRAAQAAGATVVGSMFHEFAPQGVSGVVVVEESHLSIHTWPEYGYAAVDFFTCG; this is encoded by the coding sequence ATGCCGCGCCGCATCCGTATTCTTACGCCTCCGTTGGACACGCGGAGCAGACATGTGCTCGCCGAGTACCACGGATGCGACCCTGCGGTACTCGACGATCGCGGGACCATCGAGCCGCTGATGCGACGCGCGGCGCAGGCTGCCGGTGCGACCGTCGTCGGCTCGATGTTCCACGAGTTCGCCCCGCAGGGCGTCAGTGGGGTCGTCGTCGTCGAGGAGTCCCACCTGTCCATTCATACGTGGCCCGAATACGGCTACGCGGCGGTCGATTTCTTCACCTGCGGC